The genomic stretch GTAACCCGGTGCAGCCACCCTTTCTATCAAATCTTGGGCAGAATTTTACCTCCGGGCTATCTGCATGGCAGGTGTGAAAGAGCAGAACTGGTTGCACTGTATACGttcactggaaaaaaaaaaaaagaagttgaggAGAAGTCCCCTTCTAACACGGCCTCAATTGATCAAACATCGAACCTGATACATTTATTGCTCTGGGGCGCCGAGCCCTCGAGTTTGATGCAAATGGTGCATGGATCTTAGgcaaccaaaagaagaaatataaCTGATGGCACAGTTTTACAAAATCCTCCTGCCCTTGGAAAACATCTGGGGGAACTGTGGGTAACTCGCGGACAGTCCCGAACAAATACCTTGCACCACCTAGGTGATACGAATCTTCAATTACAGGAACAACTTCCCTTGTGATTTCAAGATGATCCTCTCCAACTTCATTCCCATAGCAACCAATTTTCGCCAACATCATAGTAACCAATTCAGAGCTGTAATCTGAAATTTATACAGGAAGGTTATTGCGAGCAGCTTGAGAACAAATATGAGAACCGAGAAAGTTTGCTGAAGTACCAGGGTGATTCATTAGAATGCTCCCATCTTCTGCCCGAGTAGTCATAACACGGACAACGAATTTGAGAACTCCTTAAGCTGAGCagcaaaaatatctcattcttgTGTACATCTCGCAAGCCTTTGAGCCCATGGGCTTTGCTCAGGTAACCAATCGATCGGCATCCCTTCGATGGCACACCATCTCAAGATCAACAGGGCAAAGGCAAGATCATCCTGATTATGTTCAAAAAAGCGAGTTAAATAAGACTCAGCATCTGGGTCTTCACTGAAGATAAAATCCTCATATTCAGCCTTCATTTCATGAGGAGGGTTATCCGCTTGACAAATAATTTGCATGCTCAATACTCGCAATGCCTCGATGGCTGTGCtgtgaaatccattgttcacaTATGCAGTGTAGACATAGCAGCAGCATGATGGGTCAGGCTGAATTTTCTCTTGATGCATCTGCTCAATAATGTGCTCAAGTATGTCAAGTCTTCCCTGTAACACGAGATCAACTTAGTAATTTGTACGAGTTCTAGAGAAGCAGAGAGCTTTAAATACAATGTGCTCATGATAAAACAAACCCCAATATGACTAAGGAATGCGCATTTGACTTTCTCAGTGGCTTATAAGCAAGGCTTTCTGTGTAACAACGTCAATGTCTATACAGACACAACTAAGAAAGAAGCAAAGCAGCACTCCTGTGGTCAACTTGTGCCATTCATTTTGCAATAAAACATCATGACAATTACCCACTAGGCACCACAAACTCGATATATCCTATAATATCCCCAGTGCTTCAGCCAGTTGCCGCCGACATTTCTTTTGGTTAAATTGTAAGGAGAACAATTTTACCACTCAATCTGTAGATGAACTTTTCGGCTTCAAATCCATCCAGGTCATGCCAGAGCCATTTCTGACAATACCTCCAGTCTAGGTTTTTCCTCTCTACCTTCTTTCTCTGATATGCAAATCTACAAGCTCCATAAAGCACAAAATCAAGAATTGGACCCAAAAGGAGCCAAGCTTTCTAAGAATGGGAAATTCTTCCTTTGGAATGTATTATGGCTCTCAACTTGTGCTCCAAACCTTCCGATATTCTAACGGAATCAAAATGGATCAAGATATAGCAAGTTTTTATTTTGTCCCCcctaatatgacatggaatATCATAATTGTTCGGCTCGACTAATCCCTTGAGATGTATGCAAACCAATCCATGCATGTGTATTGTTTAACGCTCCATCCATAGGATGACGGATGTGTTCCCATAGCTACTTCGCGAGATGTAATTTGAAAATAGAATCTGTTGTCTCTAAGCTAAAGGGAGACCTGGATCCACTTCAACCCGGGAATCAGCCTGGTTGAGTCCCAGCCAAGAACCGGCTTAGACTGGTTTAGTTCTCGGTTCCTCCCATGAAACCCCGGCAAACAGGAAAATCAGGCCAGTTCCAAGAGTAAATCAGTCTACTTAAAAAAGAAGAGTCTTTCATGCATGCAGAATCGAACCGTGACCACAATCCGGGAGAGTGCGCATAAACCAGTCGGTCACAATCCCATGCACATCTCTCTCGGCAGCTATGTCACAAACTTGCAGCAATGAGCAAGCAAAGATCACGAAGCAAACTTATATATCTCTCATTGCCTAAGATCAACCAATACGTCTACAACATtccatcactctctctccctccccccaaGCTCGCCCAGCTTACAAGTTTTCTCCCTTTCCCCTCTTCAGGCTTTTTTCTGTGTCCCCTCTAGAATGTGTTGATGGTGGTAAAGGTAGACATTACAATACTTTCAAGAAACCAAGGTTCCCAGGTCATTTTCATGCTTTCaacaaccaaaaacaaaatccaaCCACGTTCACAGGTAGACCTGCGAACTGGCCGCTTCGGATCCAAGCCTACCCAGTTCGGTTCCCAATCCAGGAACCTAAACCTACCGTGTGATTTCAAGTTCTTGTTTCGAAATCGACCCTCCTTGGAAAAAATCACCTTGAATCCACCAAACGCTTAACCATCAGCCAATCCCTCACAAAACATCGTGAAACTCTTCTCCCTAAGTTCGCCAAAACTAGTCCTGTCCCATGACAAGCTGGCAAATATTTGAGGCAGTTTTGGCACAACATTGACCTGCCATTGCCAGATGGGaccaaaaactcggaatgaaaaTCATAATTGCGCCAAAGTGCAAGAAAATATCTACCTTCCAGGCCCATTGCAAATGGTTGGataagctcaatttatttcactaGTAACACAGAAATGCTTTTGGAAGCCAACATTCTCAAGACCCTCAACTCAAATCAGTGATTCAATTGTGAACATTACTGCACAGGGAAGAGATGCATCATATGAGTCTACCAGGTGTGATTGCATATGCAGAACACCTGCAACGAGATATTTCTTACCCGTAGCAACATGCAGTTATGATACAACCTACAGATGCAAATACATAAAGCAAACAAAAGGCTTGATGACTTAATGACCAGACATCATTTCCAAGCATGTCTTCAAAAAGCATGAGTGCCTCTagaagagaggagaagagaggCTATGACTGCCATATTCTCAACATAAATCTGGATAAATTAacatatagaaaatattttgacagaagaattttcaatttttttcttagaaaTAAAGTCGATATTGAGTCCCGGATTGATATCGATCCCAATGGTAATAACAATACAAAGACTGGGGTTaataattatcaaataattgataacataattaataaaatggatcaaaaaagtcttttttatcttaaaatttaccaaaatttaGTGCCAACAATCCCTCTCCCACTATCTTCAGTCGACTGgctgagaaagagaaaggaagcaATTTTATCCTTTCTAATTCACAGACAGATGCACATGCACAGGGAAAGAGATAGAAAAGGAGATAAAGATGCTACACCTTTTCACAAGCCTTAAGAAGAAAAGTGTTTAATAATAGGAGATCAAATTGAACACTTTCTGCTTTGGCTTGATCAAGAAGATTTAAAGCTTCATCATAGTTTTCACAGACCAGCAAAACCTGAAAGAAAGAACCTAGTAAGCATACATTGCCAAAGCCAGAAACTAGATGTTTAGGGGGGAACAAAGGGAGGAGGGGTGACCGAGGCACGATTTTGGCAGGAAAAGAACTATGAAGGTTGAGATCATTTAGTTTCACCTTTATAAGGGCTGTGTAAGTCATTGTTCCGGGATAAAATCCATCACGAATCATCATGGAAACAAGTGCACAAGCAGACCTGTAACATTGTATTATGCTACAACAATCAATCATTATACAGTATGCTGCAGGATCCAGCGAAAAACTGCACTGCTTCATATTCTTAAACATGTCCACTGCTTTGCGGCTCTACAACATGGGCAGAAAGATCATTAGGACCTAGAGAAAATTCAAAGGAACCACAGTTCAATGGGACAACATACCACAATGATCATAGCAGGTAAATTAGCACTTACTTCTTTAGCCGCAACCAAGGAGTGCAACACTGCGTTGTATAATGGTGCTTCCACATAAGTCCCATTGCAAAGAAAACGGCTTTCTGCCACACGTAGCATCTTTTCTATCATTCCCTCTTGTCCTAGAGCTGCCAgctgaaaaaaatcagaaacatATTAATGCCATTGCAAACATGTGGAAAGAAAAGAGTGAGTTTCTAGCTCGAATGCTTAGGATATAAAgtggcaaaattaaaatcatCTAATGGAGAGAACCATCTTCATATAACTGAATTTCAAAAGATCGTCCAATTTCCTAACTGCATCTACAGGGATTCAATCTGAGTAAAAATAGCAGCACTGCATGCATAATAAGAATTGCATGTACTCCCAATAAAAAGAATTCTCAAACAAAGGCAGCATTTCAGATCCGCATGAAACCCATGTTGAAGCCTCACAACAGTAACTGCCAAGAGAACTGGCTTGATCGAGGCGTAGCAGTTCAAAATTAACAACCTAAATGCCTATCCATGGTCATTCAAGAGAAGCAATACCGCATCTAGCCATGAGCATGCTTCAAACCAAGCACAACCTCCAGATAGTGTTTTGAAAATACGAGTATGCTTCCAACAATACTCAAATTAGTTCAAGTCTTTCTCAGTGCCAGTGTAAAGTAACTGACTGTATATATGGCAAGAGAAATACCAGATTTTTTAATGAGATAAGGCTATGCTCGACGCCATTTTTGGCCATATCCATTTCTATAACTTCTATCCTTTTTGCAGCTTCTACCTGTGACAACATATTTCCCTCTTCATACGGAGCATTCACAGTACCAAATAATGAAAACAGCAGCTCATACGTCTGGATATTTGGTTGAAGTtgtatttgtttcatttttgcCAATATATGAACTGCACGCTCGGGTTGATCCTGCACGGTGCAAACCATATGTCTTTTATACTGTATAGGGAAATAATGTGCAAGTGAACTTTGAGATTAatagtttccaaaaaaaaaataagaataatgaAAAAACTACTAtctgataaaagaaaaactgaacATCCAGCAAACTCTCAAAGGTCATCCTCAATAATAACTTCACTAGCAGACCTTGCAGGACTGGTGGTGGCCCCTGCTATATGGCCGCAACAATTTATATATTAAACTCCTGAAACTTCAGGTAAGATCTTTTGCTTGCCCCCACAAACCTAATACTCCGGTTGCATTATTGATCCCACAGTTCAAGGTTTCTCTTCTAATACATTCAAACTGTGACGGTAATGTGCAGAGAAAAGCAATTTGTCACTTCTTACTGAAAACCAGCATCCCACATAAGCAGCACTTTTTTACCCTAGAAATCTTTGTTTTCATCTCACTGTACTTATCAACGCTAGAAATCTTCTTCATGGTTATATGTATACCATAAAAGGCACCAAAACCACAGCAAGTTGTGTGCACTGGAATGTCAATATCTCATATCTGTCAAATAAGCCTGAGAACCCCTATTAACTGGAATTGCTGGTGACGTAACGGTAACCTTCAATTTCATACTAATAAGATGATTTATTAAGGTGATTAGTGGAACTTGGGAACCAGCAAGTACTTTCTTCCCAAGCATTTCTGACCTGAATGATAGAAATATTAGTAATAATATCTTTGTTATATATCTTccaaatctaataaaatgtgtatcaCTGAGTTGAAACTATTCAGTGTACCATAAATAAGAAGTGCTCAACAATCGTGTACAAAGTAGATGGTGACTCATCATCTTCCTTTAGTAAGATTGCGAACATCTTCTTACTCTCCTCAGcttacccccaaaaaaaaaagagatattcAAGGTTCCACACCATTAGCCCGTATATATTCCCGCCCAAGTTGTACTCTTAAGCTAAGACCGGGTCGGGAACCCTTCAcactaaaaaacaaagaactgGCCATATAAATCATTCTTCTTTCAATATTAAAAGATATCAGGAACAAAAAACGCTGCAATCCATCCACACAAAAAATCTCCTAATAAACAGCCAATGTCTGAATATACCTACTCACCACTGCATTACATGCTGCAAGGAAAACATTAAAAGGATAGGGATGCGGACGTTCAGAAATTTGAAACAATAGAGCCTCAGCAAAATCCAGTTCTAAGGCTTCACTGCACTTCACTGAAATGGTTGCTAGGGTAGAGTCAAATGGCTTCAGTTTCTGCTTTTGCATTATTTTCAACTGCAAGGACAAAAAGTTTTGTTTCCAAGAACATCTTTGATAGCGGAATTAAAAGTAATTGGATGAAAGCAATGCAAATGGAGTGCCAATAGCAAGTTCGCGAGTAACCGATACTCACCAGTTCCAAACCATCAGTGAAACCTCTTTCAGTAACAATCGCTCTGATAAATCCATCGTATGTGCGGCTTGATGGTTGCAACCCTAGGTTTTGCATCTAGACAGATACAGTAACCTTCTCTCAGTACCTTTTACTCTCATTGACACAGAATAAAATActgcataaaataaaataaaaaatccataaaactaAAAGCCCAAGCACAATTGAGGGCCTCATCCAAGGTTACAATTTCTGCCACCACAAGATTAATTAACCGGGATACAAAATCATATAACTAAATTCACATGTCAATCAACAAAAAGGGCCCCATTACACTTGGAGATTTTCTTGACAGATAAGAGTTATCATATGAACACTTCCATGCGACTCATCATCTAAACAGAGCATTCAAAGTACAAATCTATCATAAGCAACTTCTATCAGCTTTTATACACAATAAAAAGAGGAGATCTTCCTAAATAGATCCTACTACCTGTTGAAATAACTGTTCCGCCAAGCTATGGTTGCTTGTTAGTGCACAGCTACATATCACCTCAGTGAATGACTGGCTCAGCACATTcctaaatgcaaaatatttaggatttggTTTGTTGATTCCAACGCACGTGACTTCATTTCTAGGACCATGAGTAGTGCATAGCCCCATGTTATTGGAAAGACCATCCTTTTTGTCACATATATGTTCAGTTTCTTCCTTGTCAGATCTCTCCAACCGTAGTTCACTCAGGGAAGGTATTGGAATATCTAGCTTCGGAGAATGCAAACCTCTCTCTGTATATCTATTAGATAAAGTACCTTCAGTAGCCAAAGCTACCATAAGTTGCAGACTTTCATACGCAGATTTTAGATCTCTTAACCTTGTAAAAGACCAAATAAACTTTCTTAATGAAGGAAGGTCCAAATTGTAGTGCTTGCTATAGTCCATCCAAATATGACGCACTGCAGAAAGACTTTGCTTCCACACAGCAATCTGAGAGGAGGAAACAACCATCAGAAATAATTACAGAAGAGCAGCAATTTGTTTAACCTATCCACAGAATGAATTAAAGTCAAGGCAGAAATTTAGTATGTGCACAGAAAACTGTGAACAAAAGGAATCTTTCCAGATATCAATGATGCTTATATGTCAAGATAAAATAAAACCACCAACTGCAAATGAATCGCAAGAAATGGGTAAATCAAGCAAATGCCTAGACAGTGACAGAAACTAATACTTTATTTTTGGCAAGGTGAAAAATGCTTCTAAATCTGACAGCCACATGGCGTGGTTCATAAACTCAAGAGCCCAGCAATCCATGTTTCTATATTTGAACTCGGCCTGTGGTTCACGATTTGTTCTTTGCACTCACCTTTTGCATTGTCTTCGacattacaaaagaaaaacggTATGTACTTTGCGCTTCTAGGATGGTACAAGAGATGTAACTTTATTTTCCACTAACAAGTTATGGAAATGCACTCTTTCTGGCATCAGTCTTCCTgtcttaattaaaaaagaatgctatgtttatgattaaaatttgtaaaagttTATACACACCAGGCATTTGGCCTGGTGGTATAGGACGTCACCATAGAACAATAAAACAAATCCAATTACAAAGTATCTATGCTGTTCAATATACCTTGAGTCTATTAACagaataaaagataaaagaggGCCAAATATGTATACATTTTAGTGGATAAGTAAAACAAATCAGCCATATTGGAGAATATATGAATCAAGGATCAAGAAAATATGGAATAGGTTCAAGGTCACATGTCCTTGACACCATTAATGGGGCTCTCATTCAAAGACATTGGTCAATTGATCTTGGAGGAGCCAGACATtcacaaaatctaaaatgcTTTAACAGTTCACTCtttaactctctcttttttgcccATAAGTCAATTATCTAGAAAACTTGGTGGGGAAAGGTCCCCCTGCCCCTGCATAAATCAGTCGCTGGTTACATGTTCCTTATCAGATTGGTTTTCTGATTAACACTAATTCCATGATAGCATATATCACTCAACAAAAATAGTTGCCCCAGACAAGTTCATCAGAAACTTTGGAGTATGCTACACTACCCATCTCTCCAGTAAAAAACAACTGAACTGGTCGGCTGTTCTTAAGGAGATTAGTCAAAAGTTTTGAAGTATGCAACACATCTCCCGAGTAAAAAATATCTGAACTGTCGCCACCTTGACTGAGAGAATAATTGAGAGATGCATATGCATGGGCAtgcaaaaatacgaaaaaatcTACACCAAGAGCTAAAAAGGACCGACAGAAGTACTCCTCAATATGTTAAAATGTACTATATGTCGAACAATCTTATTCTTGGACTTCAGATTTTCTGCAGGGTACCTTTATAAGCATGTGATGAATCTAAAGACAAAGCGGTGAGAACGTTTTAACACAACCTTTTAACCTGCAGAAATAGATCAATTGTGCAATATAATTGCAGAAGTGCATACCAAGAGCTAGAGATATCAATGGTTCAGGTTTTCAGGAAACCGAACCGACCCGATAGCTTGAGCAGCTGAACCAAACCAAATCGTGGCCCTAACCGAATACGAACCAAACCGAAAATCTTGTTTGTGCGGGTTTTcagttttctttcctctttttatgTGTGCATTGAATGAAACCGATGACCACCTCATGACGAGGAAAATCGAGCAACAGCCACGAAGGAAGTACGCAGAATAAGCACACACGAATCTACCAATTTTGTTACGGCGAAACCCCGATACCCTACAACGATGGAACTTAAGAACTCCCgcaacctttctctctctctctctctctccctctttctcgcGCCCTTCCTCGCTccgtccctccctccctccctccctctctctctctctctc from Rhodamnia argentea isolate NSW1041297 chromosome 2, ASM2092103v1, whole genome shotgun sequence encodes the following:
- the LOC115738566 gene encoding pentatricopeptide repeat-containing protein At1g76280-like isoform X4 — translated: MASEALSRKVWSTGGLRRLEGGGVSVKNGDGHRFGTCNSIHSQANAGEERVRAAPSSSPRTSSLIQSGESAIAFGWTRHLRAGAGGSSAIGNDPWGRKNITDKEYMYRSYATLGADQCFGHRIVDALRLGERTRASNLLLYLGCGNQSLHILDYCARSSDASFAMETWKLINEKKISMDERCHVLTLQALCRGGCLAVGLNLLANLGESHHVTHLLDVYNYFLRACVDVRSELYADCLDLMEHRFVGKNEATYLELLEIAVWKQSLSAVRHIWMDYSKHYNLDLPSLRKFIWSFTRLRDLKSAYESLQLMVALATEGTLSNRYTERGLHSPKLDIPIPSLSELRLERSDKEETEHICDKKDGLSNNMGLCTTHGPRNEVTCVGINKPNPKYFAFRNVLSQSFTEVICSCALTSNHSLAEQLFQQMQNLGLQPSSRTYDGFIRAIVTERGFTDGLELLKIMQKQKLKPFDSTLATISVKCSEALELDFAEALLFQISERPHPYPFNVFLAACNAVDQPERAVHILAKMKQIQLQPNIQTYELLFSLFGTVNAPYEEGNMLSQVEAAKRIEVIEMDMAKNGVEHSLISLKNLLAALGQEGMIEKMLRVAESRFLCNGTYVEAPLYNAVLHSLVAAKESRKAVDMFKNMKQCSFSLDPAAYCIMIDCCSIIQCYRSACALVSMMIRDGFYPGTMTYTALIKVLLVCENYDEALNLLDQAKAESVQFDLLLLNTFLLKACEKVNVVPKLPQIFASLSWDRTSFGELREKSFTMFCEGLADG
- the LOC115738566 gene encoding pentatricopeptide repeat-containing protein At1g76280-like isoform X2, with product MASEALSRKVWSTGGLRRLEGGGVSVKNGDGHRFGTCNSIHSQANAGEERVRAAPSSSPRTSSLIQSGESAIAFGWTRHLRAGAGGSSAIGNDPWGRKNITDKEYMYRSYATLGADQCFGHRIVDALRLGERTRASNLLLYLGCGNQSLHILDYCARSSDASFAMETWKLINEKKISMDERCHVLTLQALCRGGCLAVGLNLLANLGESHHVTHLLDVYNYFLRACVDVRSELYADCLDLMEHRFVGKNEATYLELLEIAVWKQSLSAVRHIWMDYSKHYNLDLPSLRKFIWSFTRLRDLKSAYESLQLMVALATEGTLSNRYTERGLHSPKLDIPIPSLSELRLERSDKEETEHICDKKDGLSNNMGLCTTHGPRNEVTCVGINKPNPKYFAFRNVLSQSFTEVICSCALTSNHSLAEQLFQQMQNLGLQPSSRTYDGFIRAIVTERGFTDGLELLKIMQKQKLKPFDSTLATISVKCSEALELDFAEALLFQISERPHPYPFNVFLAACNAVDQPERAVHILAKMKQIQLQPNIQTYELLFSLFGTVNAPYEEGNMLSQVEAAKRIEVIEMDMAKNGVEHSLISLKNLLAALGQEGMIEKMLRVAESRFLCNGTYVEAPLYNAVLHSLVAAKESRKAVDMFKNMKQCSFSLDPAAYCIMIDCCSIIQCYRSACALVSMMIRDGFYPGTMTYTALIKVLLVCENYDEALNLLDQAKAESVQFDLLLLNTFLLKACEKGRLDILEHIIEQMHQEKIQPDPSCCCYVYTAYVNNGFHSTAIEALRVLSMQIICQADNPPHEMKAEYEDFIFSEDPDAESYLTRFFEHNQDDLAFALLILRWCAIEGMPIDWLPEQSPWAQRLARCTQE